A window of Hymenobacter aerilatus contains these coding sequences:
- the ade gene encoding adenine deaminase, producing MASSFTRTANVVDLFANTIYPAIIHVAEGRISRLEPTGTVPNPALPYALPGFVDAHVHVESSLLAPSEFARLAVVHGTVATVSDPHEIGNVLGVQGVEYMLKNGRQVPFKFCFGAPSCVPATPFETAGAIISATDIEQLFQRYPEIGYLAEMMNWPGVLNRDADVMEKIRLAQQYNRPVDGHAPGLTGADAVRYIQAGISTDHECFMAGEALDKLQAGMKVLIREGSAARNFEALIDLLPEHYENMMFCSDDKHPDTLVLGHINQLVQRAVARGQEVLKVLRVACRNPVEHYRLPVGLLREGDAADFIVVDNLQDFNVQQTYLNGELVAENGRTLISAVPVEVVNNFIAHPVQAQDFQLSAPTPQPTLRVMECFDGQLITARHDVPARIENGLVVPDVAQDVLKLTVVNRYAAASPAVAFIRGFGLQRGALASSVGHDSHNITAIGCDDESLARAVQLVMEAKGGLAAVGPDGQELLLPLPVAGLMSDQDGYAVAAAYTAVDALAKELGSTLQAPFMTLSFMALLVIPSLKLSDKGLFDGEAFRFVEAVM from the coding sequence ATGGCTTCCTCTTTCACACGCACGGCCAACGTCGTCGATTTATTTGCCAACACCATATACCCTGCCATAATTCACGTGGCCGAAGGTCGTATTAGCCGCCTGGAGCCCACGGGCACTGTGCCCAATCCGGCCCTACCCTACGCCCTGCCGGGCTTCGTGGATGCCCACGTACACGTGGAAAGCTCGCTGCTGGCGCCCTCGGAGTTTGCCCGCCTGGCAGTGGTGCACGGCACAGTGGCTACCGTATCGGACCCGCACGAGATTGGCAACGTGCTGGGCGTGCAGGGCGTGGAATACATGCTAAAAAATGGTCGGCAGGTGCCGTTTAAGTTCTGCTTCGGGGCCCCCTCGTGCGTGCCAGCCACGCCGTTCGAAACAGCTGGGGCCATTATTTCGGCCACAGATATCGAGCAGCTATTTCAGCGCTACCCCGAAATTGGCTACTTGGCCGAGATGATGAATTGGCCCGGCGTGCTCAACCGTGATGCCGATGTGATGGAGAAAATTCGGCTGGCCCAGCAGTATAACCGCCCCGTAGACGGGCATGCGCCCGGCCTCACTGGCGCCGACGCCGTGCGCTATATCCAGGCCGGCATCAGCACCGACCACGAGTGCTTTATGGCCGGTGAGGCGCTGGATAAGCTGCAAGCCGGGATGAAGGTATTGATTCGGGAGGGCTCGGCGGCCCGCAACTTCGAAGCCCTCATCGACCTGCTGCCCGAGCACTACGAAAACATGATGTTCTGCTCCGACGACAAGCACCCCGATACGCTGGTGCTGGGCCACATCAACCAGCTGGTGCAGCGGGCCGTGGCGCGCGGCCAAGAGGTACTGAAGGTGCTACGCGTGGCCTGCCGCAACCCCGTGGAGCATTACCGCCTACCCGTAGGCTTACTGCGCGAAGGCGATGCCGCCGACTTCATTGTGGTGGATAATCTCCAGGATTTCAACGTTCAGCAAACCTACCTCAACGGCGAGCTAGTAGCCGAGAACGGCCGTACGCTGATTTCAGCCGTACCGGTAGAAGTGGTCAATAACTTCATAGCGCACCCGGTGCAGGCGCAGGACTTTCAGTTGTCGGCCCCTACCCCCCAGCCTACCCTGCGCGTGATGGAGTGCTTCGATGGTCAGCTTATCACTGCCCGTCACGACGTGCCCGCTCGCATTGAGAATGGTCTGGTGGTCCCCGACGTGGCGCAAGATGTGCTCAAGCTGACAGTAGTGAACCGCTACGCTGCGGCTTCGCCCGCCGTGGCCTTCATCAGAGGCTTTGGCCTGCAACGCGGCGCCCTGGCCAGCAGCGTGGGCCACGACTCGCACAACATCACCGCCATTGGCTGCGACGACGAGAGCCTGGCCCGCGCTGTGCAGCTGGTGATGGAGGCGAAAGGCGGTCTGGCCGCCGTAGGGCCCGATGGCCAAGAATTGCTTCTGCCCCTACCCGTAGCGGGCCTCATGTCGGACCAGGATGGCTACGCGGTAGCCGCGGCCTATACCGCCGTAGATGCCCTAGCCAAGGAGTTGGGCTCTACCCTACAAGCGCCCTTCATGACGCTTTCCTTTATGGCGTTGCTGGTTATTCCCAGCCTGAAGCTGAGCGACAAAGGCTTGTTTGATGGTGAGGCATTTCGGTTTGTGGAAGCAGTAATGTAA
- the sucD gene encoding succinate--CoA ligase subunit alpha → MSVLVNKDSKVIVQGFTGSEGSFHAQQMIEYGTNVVGGVTPGKGGQQHLDRPVFNTVADAVRETGADVSIIFVPPAFAADAILEAADAGIKVIVTITEGIPTKDMIAVKHYLKDREGVRMIGPNCPGVMTAGECKVGIMPGFIFQKGKIGIVSKSGTLTYEAVDQLTKAGLGQTTAIGIGGDPIIGTTTKEAVELLMNDPETEGIVMIGEIGGGMEAEAARWIKETGNKKPVVGFIAGQTAPPGRRMGHAGAIVGGADDTAAAKMAIMRECGIHVVDSPANIGETMLKVLNGEKVEA, encoded by the coding sequence ATGAGTGTTCTGGTTAACAAGGATTCCAAAGTGATTGTGCAGGGCTTCACCGGCTCTGAAGGCTCCTTTCACGCGCAGCAAATGATTGAGTACGGCACCAACGTGGTGGGTGGCGTAACGCCCGGCAAAGGTGGTCAGCAGCACCTCGACCGGCCGGTGTTCAACACCGTAGCCGATGCCGTGCGCGAAACCGGCGCCGATGTGAGCATCATCTTCGTGCCCCCGGCTTTCGCCGCCGACGCTATCCTGGAAGCCGCTGATGCTGGCATCAAGGTGATTGTGACCATCACAGAAGGCATCCCGACCAAGGACATGATTGCCGTGAAGCACTACCTCAAAGACCGTGAGGGTGTGCGCATGATTGGTCCCAACTGCCCCGGTGTGATGACTGCCGGCGAGTGCAAAGTGGGTATCATGCCTGGCTTTATCTTCCAGAAAGGCAAAATTGGTATTGTATCGAAGTCGGGCACACTGACTTACGAAGCCGTTGACCAGCTCACCAAAGCCGGCCTGGGCCAGACCACGGCCATTGGCATCGGCGGTGACCCCATCATTGGCACCACCACCAAAGAAGCCGTGGAGCTGCTCATGAACGACCCCGAAACAGAGGGCATCGTGATGATTGGCGAAATCGGCGGTGGCATGGAAGCTGAAGCCGCTCGCTGGATCAAGGAAACCGGCAATAAGAAACCTGTTGTAGGCTTCATCGCCGGCCAAACTGCCCCTCCCGGCCGTCGCATGGGCCACGCCGGTGCCATCGTAGGTGGCGCCGACGACACAGCCGCAGCCAAAATGGCCATCATGCGCGAGTGCGGCATTCACGTGGTAGACTCGCCCGCTAACATCGGCGAAACCATGCTGAAGGTGCTGAACGGCGAGAAGGTAGAGGCATAA
- a CDS encoding response regulator — protein sequence MSKKLRNIVLVDDNETTSFLNNRLLNRLGVAETIHTFTQAEPAYEFLWGAGRGDEPIPELVFVDLKMPGIDGFEFLRMYDRLPSDVKQQTVLTVLTTSMHAADTARVAQYEGVEYLAKPLTEEKMQKLLEKRF from the coding sequence ATGTCGAAAAAACTGCGCAATATCGTTCTGGTGGACGATAATGAAACCACTAGCTTCCTAAACAATCGTCTGCTGAACCGTTTGGGAGTTGCCGAAACCATTCACACCTTCACCCAGGCCGAGCCAGCCTACGAGTTCTTGTGGGGTGCCGGCCGCGGCGACGAGCCTATTCCCGAACTGGTGTTTGTGGACTTAAAAATGCCTGGCATCGACGGCTTCGAGTTCCTGCGCATGTACGACCGGCTACCCAGCGACGTGAAGCAGCAAACTGTCCTCACCGTCCTCACCACCTCTATGCACGCTGCCGACACCGCCCGCGTGGCGCAGTATGAAGGGGTAGAATACTTGGCCAAGCCCTTGACGGAAGAAAAAATGCAGAAGCTGCTGGAAAAGCGGTTTTAG